The genomic interval ggttcattttgtatgggtatattcataccaaccgtcacgtttacgccacggcatgCTTatagcagtacccgacatttcctgttcataacagcaacatccgtcaacgtatcgtatccgtttttttggccatcgtggaaatatacacgcgaattacgtgccatgagtcagccgctttgctgttttggaccaattatcgatagtgacagttgacagctgttcaatatttcgacatggttttggcgcaaatatttaaaaaaattttgtccatcatccacaagctccttatacagtgtccaaaactctccttcggtttatCTATTtcttaacatgggatgcacatcaaaacgcctccgtgcttttttattgccttcttgagcttcttcttccaacaacagcgcgattatacataatttttcgttcgataaacgtcgaaacatttttgttgacttgtattctgacgcgtagctacgaatgcacgtgtatgcattcatataagtactcgacaatacgacgtaagcaatattgtgccgtatcgtcatggcctctaatgtataagtaagccgattttgccttgcactcggccaaattgctgtaaacgtgacgtgactgcgacgtgtaggtagatacgaatagaaatgtaataaaatgacatatttgaaacggagtcgtgcagtgctgaagccgtgcagtgctgttaagtatgaacagaccttaagaaGTTTGCAGCTGTATGTAGATACGGGTAGTCCTcgacggttcgcacttacgaccgaaaaaagtaatatatttttatttttaaccctgCCTCACTAAAGTGAGGTATGCAAGtgtcccaatttttacgtttttcgtaataactatgtggttttcaatgctatacaccctatatttcttgtattcctagaatgaactacaagatttttttaaatagatttttatgatttagaaaaggggtacatcgtaaaaaaatacatttatacatggcgtcaaacaaaaaatagtgtggccagaacactatcccaataaacatgtttcaatagaaaatactcaatataatatagtattaacaatgggaaaaaaatcccaattgaaaatacgtacttttgacaaTACTTGAACTTTGacttgaactggacgactacttggagagatttgaaagctggaaagtactacaaatgaaagataaaatacccgactatagattccaatatttattttgtacaggaaattgacagattttgagacatcgaccgaacaacacgaagatatagaaaaatcgcgcgatttaaaaaacacacatctctgaatcttgagccaatcaatatttttattaccagattcgtgtttactgggcatagatctataagaaaagtcatatctcgtctctgatccaaaaaaaaatcgtcatttgtcgaagaGTGTAATTAGATCTATTAATAAGTAGGGATGatgtagatttttatttttttatttattttttcttcaatttaaatatgtattaatttgacttattgtattaataaaaataaattcaataaaataaaaaagttaaaaaaaaataaaaataattcgatcTAGTACGGatgatgtatgtagatatttaatttgttttcaatttaaatatgtattcatttgaattattgtactaataaaagtaagtaaaactaccgaaaaaaaatatatacatatatagattcgaccgaggttcaggaacgtatctccggCAAAGTCGAGGAATATCTGTATTTTGATACGAAATATAGCTTTCCAATTGCTACAAAAATGACATATCAAATATTTACTTGcgctaaatatcaagaaaatagagaaaaaaaatcacgcaTTTATCACTTTTAATTATGGCTGACAGGCGTCTCGGTATTCCGGGTTTGTCCCGGTTTCAAGCCtttcttttatatttgaaaatttctctttatttcatgttttgcttcTATTTTCAATAGTCAGTTGTTTTTTATGCGGTTTTCCAATGTTATTGAAATTATCTCtccaagaaaaatattttttgcggttATTATCAAGGGAATGTTATCTCATTAATTAGAAAActtaaaattttgttaaatacGGTAGTATTCCTTTTCAGTGCAAAAGATGCATGTTGAATTTCAGTAGTTTGTCAACTTCGATCATCgatgatattattttgaattttaaaatgtgtataatCTGTGAGAAGATGATTGTTTTAATATCGGATGGGGGTCTATTTTTTTgcggtttttatataatattgtaaaaacatgtttttatgtGGTTAATTGGCACATCAGTATAGATAATCTAGCGCTAACCCTTtaacttaaatttcatttaaaaaaaatctgtttttttGCAGTTATGACATTGGTGATTAAGATTATCATTATAACTAGTTAAAGACATCTCAATCTTAAGAGCACTAGTATTATAACTAGTGCTCTTAAACATCGccaatttaaagatttttttagttGAAGTAGAAAGAGAGTACGCAGTGAGTATCTTCTGCTGCATAACAAGGTACATACGTTAGTTATTAAGAGGAAACGTTTTAAAACGTTTCGCTTCCTTATGCAGTGCACACTATATAGAACGAACGGACAATCAGTGAATCCAAAAATTAATTCAGTGTTGCTATAGTTTAAGTAAGACtttaaacttaattttaataaacagtgtaactacctacatatgtatacatatacaaagtttCAGTTAAATAAATTTGGCTCTCAATCGTTGTACATATTGTAAAGACATCTCAATCGTTGGTAGTtaatagtaccgtttaccaatgcatacattcttttcgacttaagatctttagattttcgatctttatttttcgatctttcgactttcgatgcagtgaaccAGACCCATTCGTAttaaacacgtttaaaaattcaaaaaatctcgACTTGATTACATTCGGGTCATTGCCAtgcatgtttgactttccgcctcccactcgttttgtcagattttaattgtttaaacgcttgtaaatttatatttttacactatatcttataaaatttgcattacaggctctcattatctctcatatatttatatttttacttcaaaattttgtaaattttgtgGATTTGGGGTCACAGTCACTGGCATTATGGCATttatgaaaaacaaaaatgtataaaggtttaatgtacaatgtttggtTTCagtaaataatgaatatttgttTCAATACGACGGCAAATGGGTTGAGATATCATTATCTATCGTGATAAAACCACACAATGACAGTGCTCGAAATCACTCGTTGCTGATCTGTCAAATCGGTAAGTCTACCTTTATTATGCCGGACACTTgtatttaatatcatattatgatgtcgaaatttcaattttttttcaaagaaaatctaGGAAAATTTAGAAACAAGATGTTTGTAGTGAAGGCTAAGTCAGATTTTGCTGCAAAACGGGTGGAGTATTTGTATGATGCCATGAAAAAGGAAAAGAAATGCGACACTGTTTTTACTGTTAGAAAGCAGAGGTATCTTTAATCGAATCCAAAATTACCTATGTCCAAATTTTTTTGTCacttgtttttataatttttcataattgtaGCATTCACGCGCATTTGATCATCCTAATGGCGTGCAGCGAATTCTTTGGGGAAAACGAAGGTCTAGTGGAGGGAATATTTTCAGATTTTAACAACGAAGTTATCGAAGCAATCCTGAAGTATTGTTATACTGGAGAAATAAGTACGAGTtcataaacatataaaataatcaattcaaAATGGATGTTTTCATCTTTAAATGTtaacatttaaatacaatttcagGCATAGAAGAAAAAAACACCGCAAAAAATTAATGCAGCTAGCCAAACGACTTAAAGTGAATATTCCCCCACAATTTAAAACAGTCGATATTTCTAACTGTCTGAATGTTTTTAAACTAACATATGATTCAGAGTTGAAGAAGAAGGCAATGGATTTGATTACGGAAAATTTCTGGAAGGTGAGTGTTGattacatactatatataaaaatatggtccctttatattatatttctcaaTTTTAATTCTGTTTTAGCTGTACAAAACACAAAATTTTCTCAATCTAACAGTTTCTAGCTTGATTGAAATCTTGAAATCGGATTATTTGGTGGTGTTTTCCGAAAAAGACGTATTCAATTCTGTCAAATTATGGATACAGCATGATAATGTGAaccgaaaaaataaattggcacAGGTGATGAGTTACGTGAGGTTATCTTTACTTTCGATACAGGTATTTGAGATTTATTGAATGTTATATGTagtttattaaacaaaaaaaaaacatttggatAATGTGTTTTCTTTTCAGTTTCTCCTTGACGAAGTAATGACGTTCTGTCATTTAAGTACAGAGTGTATGACCTCTATTAAACAAGCAATTAAAGATAAGAATGATAAATCTTTCATTCAAACAGAGACCCTTCGTATAATAAAAAACGATAAGCTTGCACTGGTTGGGGGGTTGTATAAGAGTGTAAGTTTTATAtcacaagtataatattttgcttggattgtaaatttattattttattgcataacgTGTTTTCAGTCGGCGAAAACCATCGATATATATGAtggaataaataaaacttgGACTCTATCCAAAGACATTGAAATTGGTAAAAGTGGTTTTGCGTCTGTCATTGTGAGAGATTGGATCGTTATCATCGGTGGAGCATCTAATAAATGGGATTCACTGAATTCAGTAATGTTTTTCGCTATTATAAAGTACCTGCTTAGAGAAATCGGaatataacaaatttatttgttttcaggtaGACTACATtgatttgaaaaatggtcagaaACATTCATTGAAGACGTTGAATCAGGCTCGTTGGGTTTTCTCAGCAGTGTCACTTCGTCGCGATTCTTCCACGGATATCTACGCAATTGGTGGTATGAGTGATACATATTTATCTTCAGTGGAAAGGTGATTAAATTTCAATCATTTCATAAGATGGATTGGAAGAgatgttaattataattattatctgATAGATGGAGCAGCAACACTGGAGATTGGGAGATCATTGCTCCGTTGTTGGTGGCCGTTGATCGGCTTAGTGCTTCTGTCATCGACGGAAAAATATACGTAACAGGCGGGCGTACAAGTGAAGATGGAAAAACTATATCTCTTAATAAAGTCCAAACATTTTCAGTGAAGTCGAATTCTTGGACTTACCGTGCTCCGATGATTCAGACACGACATGGTCATTCGGTTaacatcaattaattttatattataaaatttgattttataatattaaacttaATTTTGATTCTACCATTTTTAGAGCGTCGCCTTCAAAGGGAAACTTTTTGTCGCTGGTGGCATAACCGAACAAACTAAAGCATATTTAGACAGTGTCGAGCATTACGATCCGATTGCAAATGTGTGGACAGCATTCACAACACTACCGAAACCTATGCATGGAATCAGCCTCTGCGTTTTCCAAGATAAACTACTTAGCATGGGTGAGTATTTTATATGacaaattaaacttaaacttaaatgtaGAATGAACTCATCGTTTTGATTTGCAGGTGGTGGAACTGCAGGAATTGGATCTACTAGTGGTCATTTAGATGATGTTTGGGAATACAACGAGACAGGACAAACTTGGAAAGCTTTAAAAAAACTCAACAAATCCAGATATCTTCCGTCTGGATGTCATGAAATTCCATATGATTCCATTATTTAAGCGACtatagtttttatttgtattacttgaaaataaatttaatgtatactttttgtaatattttaattataaatcttGTATctaaatgtttgaataaatatgtatatatgtaatttaccaaaatgtattttatttttatgtgaatattaaatgtttatttttcaatttattaattgacTTCCAAGCTAattcttacataaataaataatattatccaTATGAGCTGATCAATAGAGTAGCCAAAGTGAATAGACCTATATTTCATATCTTTGTATCATAACTagctgttttacccggcttaacttaattcaattgatttttttattcaatttatttgaaacgaaaaaaatatatatcgtatCGTCGCCATACAAACgtgatgttaccaaccaacattacattctcacatacagtctctttcgaaattatatattgtgaCATACGTATTTACGCGCGCTTACACTGATCTCGCGTTGGGAGAGCAGGTGGCGGAAAATAACACGTTTGTTCTTTCTTCCAGGTGGGTTCGTTCCGTGGTGGGGGTCAAAGGGAACGAATTGACTAGCCTGGGATGTCTTGTATTTGTCGAGGAGGTTCCTATTCCTGTTGTGAAGCTGGCTCTCGGGGCACCTGGTCTGTCTTCCAGCGGCTGATGCTTCTAGGGCTTTCCGGAGCGCTTGGCTACCACGGAAGGGTTAACCCGCACGGGGGTAGGAAGCTGCGTGGAGATACAGGTGACGAACTgttggaactcaggggagggagtgatgataCACTCAACCGTCTCGCGGTTCATCATCAGATGGCTGAACTCTGGGCTCGTTCACGATGGGAACGGCTCGGGAGAGAtagagggagggggggggggcacgcCTGTGCCCTGGTAGAGTCTGTTCAAGAAACGAGCGACCTGGGTGACAGTATTAGTGTATATACATGCAGTGGTCATTAGTTTCGCTTCGGCGTTCGACGTAGGACGACGTATCTTCGCTTTTTCATACACGGTggttacaaagttcccaacacataagtaatataaaaaaaattgttagttaTTTTTATCAACAATGTAAAAGTATAAAAGGTATAATACAGTCGTGCATGATGTAGTGGTGCGGCATGTGCGCTCCGGTATTTCCCTCCGCCAAAACCAGataataatccaaaaaaaccCGTCAATTCCGTTTCAAAATTCCAGAAAAATTACTTATTTCAATAATTGACAAAATTACTACTTTTAAGCTTACCACTACATCACCGCGCTCGATTGTATATCGTataataaatctaaataaaaaatattttgtatttttatctgtatcatatatataaagacggtaatctctgtgtgtgtgtgtgtgtgtgtgtcctaaatctcgccgaacataatgaacgaatcgataaaaatcgattaattcatttttcgacgagacgactttgtcgcgactcgaaccgatcaccccaaatagcctgaatatgggtctaaattgagctaatggtctcggacatcacgccaaatccaatttttcatttcgccttttttttttaaacattaattgaaatattccttctcgccatataaaaatacgtaatttta from Arctopsyche grandis isolate Sample6627 chromosome 9, ASM5162203v2, whole genome shotgun sequence carries:
- the LOC143916863 gene encoding kelch-like protein 24, which encodes MRRLLNDGRSRVERTIGNSAAQFPTVNRHRISVATNKNYLLSSFVNNEYLFQYDGKWVEISLSIVIKPHNDSARNHSLLICQIENLGKFRNKMFVVKAKSDFAAKRVEYLYDAMKKEKKCDTVFTVRKQSIHAHLIILMACSEFFGENEGLVEGIFSDFNNEVIEAILKHRRKKHRKKLMQLAKRLKVNIPPQFKTVDISNCLNVFKLTYDSELKKKAMDLITENFWKLYKTQNFLNLTVSSLIEILKSDYLVVFSEKDVFNSVKLWIQHDNVNRKNKLAQVMSYVRLSLLSIQFLLDEVMTFCHLSTECMTSIKQAIKDKNDKSFIQTETLRIIKNDKLALVGGLYKSVSFISQSAKTIDIYDGINKTWTLSKDIEIGKSGFASVIVRDWIVIIGGASNKWDSLNSVDYIDLKNGQKHSLKTLNQARWVFSAVSLRRDSSTDIYAIGGMSDTYLSSVERWSSNTGDWEIIAPLLVAVDRLSASVIDGKIYVTGGRTSEDGKTISLNKVQTFSVKSNSWTYRAPMIQTRHGHSSVAFKGKLFVAGGITEQTKAYLDSVEHYDPIANVWTAFTTLPKPMHGISLCVFQDKLLSMGGGTAGIGSTSGHLDDVWEYNETGQTWKALKKLNKSRYLPSGCHEIPYDSII